One part of the Scleropages formosus unplaced genomic scaffold, fSclFor1.1, whole genome shotgun sequence genome encodes these proteins:
- the LOC114909711 gene encoding cyclin-dependent kinase 6-like, translated as MEAGHYEVLAAVGEGASGRVFKARETGGCQRRVALEKVRVLEQMEEGVPAFVIREVALLRKLEAFDHPNVVKLLDVSVEVQNQTSELTLVFEYVDQDLCAFLASVAETGLSRWKIKDIMLQLLRGLDFLHTNMLVHRDLKPQNVLVSSHGEIKIADFGLARIYSHHMALTPIVVTLWYRAPEVLLHSGYMSSVDMWSTGCIFAELFLLRPLFCGYSDIQQLQKIIDVIGLPAQEDWPTESPIPYPANWKSGNTLNQLLPNLHQEERDLLLVSFNGCESCNSV; from the exons ATGGAGGCCGGCCACTACGAGGTCCTGGCTGCTGTGGGTGAGGGCGCCTCCGGACGCGTGTTCAAGGCACGCGAGACTGGCGGCTGCCAGCGCCGCGTGGCCCTCGAGAAGGTCAGGGTCCTCGAGCAGATGGAGGAAGGCGTGCCTGCCTTCGTGATCCGCGAGGTGGCACTGCTGCGCAAGTTGGAGGCCTTCGACCACCCCAACGTGGTCAA GTTAttagatgtttcagttgaagtccaaaatcagacctcagagcTGACTTTAGTGTTTGAATATGTTGATCaagatttgtgtgcatttcttgcCTCGGTAGCAGAGACTGGTCTCAGCAGGTGGAAAATTAAG GACAtaatgttacagctgctgcgAGGCCTAGACTTCCTTCACACCAACATGCTGGTGCACCGGGACCTGAAGCCGCAAAATGTGCTGGTCAGCAGCCACGGTGAGATCAAGATTGCGGATTTTGGTCTGGCGCGGATCTACAGCCACCACATGGCTCTCACGCCCATC GTGGTGACCCTGTGGTACAGAGCTCCGGAGGTCCTGCTACACTCCGGCTACATGTCCTCCGTGGACATGTGGAGCACTGGCTGCATCTTCGCTGAGCTCTTCCTCCTCAG ACCCTTGTTTTGCGGCTATTCTGACAtacagcagctccagaaaatcaTAGA TGTGATCGGCCTGCCTGCACAGGAGGACTGGCCTACCGAGAGCCCCATCCCGTACCCTGCCAACTGGAAGAGTGGTAATACCTTAAATCAGCTGCTGCCGAACTTGCACCAGGAAGAGAGGGACTTGCTCTTAGTAAGTTTTAATGGGTGCGAGTCTTGCAATAGTGTGTAA